A portion of the Nomia melanderi isolate GNS246 chromosome 2, iyNomMela1, whole genome shotgun sequence genome contains these proteins:
- the LOC116429097 gene encoding uncharacterized protein LOC116429097: protein MKGINVVLLAVFAITAIIHVSEAVRCPPVNGALVTLLPNPANCKTFYSCNNGIPTLLGCPSGLYFNPKLQVCDWIVRDESNGCDAFIPTSTSEDPSNVSSEPPSTGTTEETSATSSSSEDPSNTTLTTEDPSNVSSEPPSTGTTEETSATSSSSEDPSNTTPTTENPSSTSPPTEDPSTVFGIYLPKNFKAHEIIFV, encoded by the coding sequence TTCTTGCCGTATTTGCCATAACGGCCATAATTCACGTTTCTGAAGCCGTGCGGTGTCCACCAGTCAATGGAGCATTAGTCACTTTACTTCCGAATCCGGCTAATTGTAAAACCTTTTATTCTTGCAACAATGGCATACCTACTTTGTTGGGATGTCCTAGTGGACTTTATTTCAACCCCAAATTACAAGTATGCGATTGGATAGTACGTGACGAAAGCAATGGTTGTGACGCGTTTATCCCCACAAGCACTTCTGAGGATCCCAGTAACGTTTCATCTGAGCCTCCCAGTACCGGTACAACTGAGGAAACCAGTGCCACTTCATCTTCATCTGAGGATCCCAGTAACACTACACTTACAACTGAGGATCCCAGTAACGTTTCATCTGAGCCTCCCAGTACCGGTACAACTGAGGAAACCAGTGCCACTTCATCTTCATCTGAGGATCCCAGTAACACTACACCTACAACTGAGAATCCCAGTAGCACTTCACCTCCAACTGAGGATCCCAGTACCGTATTTGGGATTTACTTGCCTAAAAACTTTAAAGcacatgaaataatatttgtataa